TTTGTCAATACATTTAGTTTGTCTTTGTTTTGTCGGATAAGGTTTTTAGAAATGAAACAAGTAAATCAATTTCTGAATCACTAATGGACCGGTTCAGATTGTAAAGATTCATACGACGAACTGCCTCTTTGATTGTAGAAACACTACCGTCGTGAAAATAAGGTGCTGTTAATGTTACGTTTCGTAGAGGCGGAACCTTAAAGAAAAAATGATCAGTAGCGTTTCCCGTGAATTCAGACCTTCCTAAATCATTTGTATTGTAAGAGTGAGTCGTATCTAATTTTGCAAACTGAGATCCACCTAAGAGATTTTGACTGTGACAATTTGTACAACCCACATCTAAAAATATTTTTAATCCACTTAATTCATCAGTTTTTAATGCGAGAACGTTCGATTCTAAAAATTCATCGAACCTGGATTTTGATACTAGGGATCTTTCAAATGCCACAAGTCCTAATCGGATTGCATGGATACTCGGAGTCGGAGATTCAGGGAAAGCATTGGCAAAAAACGAATTATAACTGGAGTCATTTTGGATTCGTGTTAATAATTCTGTTTCTGAAGATAAAGACATCTCTAGCGGATTTACAAAGGGATCAATGGCCTGTTCATACAATGTATTTCTTCGACCATCCCAAAAAATTATCGGTAAAAAACCAACGTTGAGAATTGTGGGAGTATTTCGTTTTCCGAGTTGTCCAAATGTTCCTCTTGAGGTGGATTGCCTGTCCATACCTGCAGCATTACCATCGATCGGATGACAAGTGAGGCAAGATTGTACGTGATTAGAAGACAGTTTGTTATCTCTAAAAAGTTTGTTTCCCAAGCTAATTAATGCTTGGTTATCTGATTCTGCTCCAGGAGCTGAATTTGGTAATATACCTATCTTTTCTTTAGCACTCCTTTGTAAATCGGTGATGTAAGAGTAATTTGAAATCAAAGATAAAGTAATCCAATTCATTATAGGTGAGTCATTTTCTTTTACAGTATCAGTGTAATTACAGCTAGCAATAGTTAATTGAATTATGGAAAAAATGATTATATTTAATTGGAATTTTGAAAAAAAACGAAAGAAAGATGAGAACATAGAAACCAAACAAGGAAAGGTCCCTTAATTCAGCAATCCTATTTTTAGATTTGGTTTTATGAATTTGTGGAAAATTTTATAATGTTTTGACTTGGAGTGTTTATCGCAAACGTCCCAATTCACTATTGAGTATGAAAAGAGTTGGTTACCATTGCAATGGTTCCTGCAATTTCTCCAATTTTTTGACTCACTTGGTTTAAATCTTCTGAATTGTTAGCAAGTTCTTGCGCATTTCCTGACAAGGTATTGATTGTGTTCACCATATCTTCAGAAGCTTTTTTCTGCTCTCGACTTGAA
This genomic interval from Leptospira perdikensis contains the following:
- a CDS encoding cytochrome-c peroxidase, with the protein product MNWITLSLISNYSYITDLQRSAKEKIGILPNSAPGAESDNQALISLGNKLFRDNKLSSNHVQSCLTCHPIDGNAAGMDRQSTSRGTFGQLGKRNTPTILNVGFLPIIFWDGRRNTLYEQAIDPFVNPLEMSLSSETELLTRIQNDSSYNSFFANAFPESPTPSIHAIRLGLVAFERSLVSKSRFDEFLESNVLALKTDELSGLKIFLDVGCTNCHSQNLLGGSQFAKLDTTHSYNTNDLGRSEFTGNATDHFFFKVPPLRNVTLTAPYFHDGSVSTIKEAVRRMNLYNLNRSISDSEIDLLVSFLKTLSDKTKTN